One window from the genome of Drosophila santomea strain STO CAGO 1482 unplaced genomic scaffold, Prin_Dsan_1.1 Segkk7_quiver_pilon_scaf, whole genome shotgun sequence encodes:
- the LOC120457830 gene encoding uncharacterized protein LOC120457830: MSEEPTTSQRLTQFVFSLEEDDLVMETRQPPTINDQMAEISQRVRSLVLEANTKQLAENTKQLAENTKQLAETTNKVARMTALLEIFVKGKAKNVDVDVAFPVTSEEDLVALDQNISSGSQERYMEAITKILKSNNLSKAIKGALSETLLCAYNIHGLNGKKSLKAFPKFFSVLIDSISTLEGQQPGEKALAHALACVKNNANKKRKK, translated from the exons ATGTCTGAAGAGCCGACAACTAGCCAAAGGCTCACCCAATTTGTTTTCTCCCTTGAGG AGGATGATCTGGTAATGGAAACCCGGCAACCCCCGACAATAAACGACCAAATGGCCGAGATCAGCCAAAGGGTTCGGTCATTGGTGTTGGAGGCCAACACGAAGCAGCTGGCGGAGAACACGAAGCAGCTGGCGGAGAACACGAAGCAGCTTGCGGAGACCACGAACAAGGTTGCGAGGATGACGGCCTTGTTGGAGATTTTCGTAAAGGGGAAGGCGAagaatgtggatgtggatgtggcgTTCCCAGTCACATCGGAGGAAGACCTGGTGGCTTTAGATCAGAACATAAGCTCAGGGTCCCAAGAACGCTAC atggaagcaataacaaaaattttaaaaagcaaCAATTTGTCAAAGGCAATAAAGGGCGCATTGTCAGAAACGCTGTTGTGCGCCTACAACATACACGGCCTAAACGGGAAAAAGTcattaaaagcatttcccAAATTCTTTTCCGTTCTGATTg ATAGCATAAGCACATTAGAAGGCCAGCAGCCAGGAGAGAAGGCCTTAGCCCACGCACTGGCATGtgttaaaaataatgcaaacaaaaaaaggaaaaaa
- the LOC122756627 gene encoding uncharacterized protein LOC122756627 gives MEPAEAQRNTRFEIEELFIHAKVCVQEQLGPDANSTGIHESTVNFGHTSAVKLPRLSLPTFDGKYCEYQNFILSFNQVIGHQPSMSKIEKFNQLLNCLRGPALETVRAFQVTADNYTKALDRLKQRYDNPTLVFLDNISSLFALPTVAKSNGQQLRSLIDNASALYNSLRSLSTEPQICEAMLISIVMGKVDQETKRKWNESLDYTTLPSWDKCVGVVERHCQYLESDKKPPAEAPMSQPGGHRSRSQTNQASLSFNCTTQTCNICSQTDRKTFRWGNDICRRDISHPKLNRHTS, from the coding sequence ATGGAGCCAGCTGAGGCGCAGCGCAATACTCGCTTCGAAATAGAGGAACTGTTTATCCACGCCAAGGTTTGCGTTCAGGAGCAACTTGGACCAGACGCTAACAGCACCGGCATTCATGAATCTACGGTTAATTTTGGGCACACATCTGCAGTTAAGCTCCCGCGCTTATCATTGCCGACATTTGACGGCAAATACTGCGAGTACCAAAACTTTATCTTGTCGTTTAACCAAGTTATTGGCCACCAGCCATCCATGTCTAAGATCGAGAAGTTCAACCAGTTGTTAAACTGTCTTCGAGGACCAGCCCTTGAAACGGTTCGAGCTTTCCAGGTGACCGCAGACAACTACACAAAGGCTCTGGACCGCTTAAAGCAGCGCTATGACAACCCGACTCTCGTATTTTTGGATAACATATCGTCACTCTTCGCATTGCCAACTGTCGCCAAGTCAAATGGTCAGCAGTTGCGCAGCCTAATCGATAATGCATCCGCATTATACAACTCGTTGCGTTCGTTGAGCACCGAGCCACAGATTTGCGAGGCCATGCTCATCTCCATAGTTATGGGCAAAGTGGACCAGGAGACTAAGAGGAAGTGGAATGAGTCGCTGGACTACACTACGTTGCCTTCGTGGGACAAATGCGTTGGAGTCGTTGAACGTCATTGTCAATATTTGGAATCGGATAAGAAGCCTCCTGCTGAAGCCCCTATGAGTCAACCAGGTGGCCATAGGTCGCGCTCGCAGACGAATCAGGCAAGTCTGTCCTTCAATTGCACCACACAAACTTGTAACATCTGTTCACAGACAGACCGCAAGACCTTTAGATGGGGTAACGACATATGTCGTCGCGACATATCTCATCCGAAATTAAATCGACATACCTCTTAG